TACGAGCAGTTTAGCACTTCCGTTTACGGCTGTATACAATATCGTTTACAGATGGTAGTAGTAACGAATTGTGGATTTATTATCAACTGTTTACGTACATGTAAACGACGTGTAAACAGATGGTTATAAAGGAACGCGATCGCACAATTGTTTATGGAATAATGCCTCATTTGCTCCGTTAATTCTGAATGGCTGATGTTCAGTGACCAGTTTAGTATCTGCGACAAACCCCTGGCTACACAGGGGGGAGAGGGATAATTCCTCTGCCAATTCGCTCTATTAATTCTGAGCTACTTATACCCCGCGCTTGCGCTAACTCCTTTAATCCTGATACAGAGGTCGGCGTAATTGAAAATGTTTGCGATCGCTTAACCTCGTCGTACATTTCTCCTTTACCGCGCTGACTTTTAATGCCCTTCTGCGGCTTCTTTCGTTGCCAGGGTTCAATGGGTGGAAGAGGAGGAGGAGGAATGTAGGCAAATGTTGCTCCACAGTGTTTGCATAGCCAGCGCTGCTGCCCGTGGCGGTCTTTGCCGTTGCGGACAATTCGCCCAATTTGCCCGTAGTAGCTGCATTGGGAATTGGAGCAAGTGAGTTTATCCATGCCCCTAATCCTAGCCATTCTAGGGTCATCAACACAACCCCCGCAATAGAATTGGCTCCTCTACTCTAATAGGTGTTGATAAATTCGTAAGAGCTATTCTGCAAAGTAAGTTAGCTACTTAATATGTCATTTAGCCTAATAAATAGGAAGTTTTTACTTATAAGATTTATGTTTTAAAATAACTTAGAAATGCTATGGATAAACAATTTCAGCCATTTTATTATTTATCGATTTTGCCATCGGCAATGTGCCTTTACTAATGGCAAAATCGATAAATCTAATATATAATCTGTATTGAAAGGAATTAAATAAATCCCTTCTTAAAACTTGCTAGGTACTAACTAATACCTAGCAAACAAATTCAAAAACCCTAAAATTATTTATTAGGCATGGAAACTTCAATTTTTGATGCGCTAGCTCTGTATCAGGCACACCTTATTCAGGTCAATCCGAAATCCGCAAAAACTAATTTTGATTTGACGATAACCGCCCTCAGCCGCTACACATTGCCAGCTTGGGGATATGCAGCGCCAAGAGGAAGAAAGCCCACTAAAGCCGAAAAAGATGCTTTAGAATCCGTTCTCAAAGCTACGTCTGTTAAAAAGTTAATACATGGGCTAAAAGACCAGGAGTCTGTCTTTGAAGCCATAAAAGTCACAGACGATCAAAAATACGCTAACCGAAGTAGGTTAAAAGCTTTTATTGAGTGGTTAGAGACATCCGGGTTGCTGACGACAAAAAAAAATAAAGTTAGCAATCGTACCCCAAAAATTAACAGAGGCAATGGTAGTCCGCCGTTAATCCGAAATAATCCTCGCCCTACACCAACAGCATACGCTCTGAAACCAAATGAACTTTCTGAGACAACAATTAAAGAGGTACAAGAATTTTGCGACTTCCTAACTAAGACTAGATACCCCGGAAGAAGTTTTGATTCACTTAAACCTACAACGGCAGAGAACTACAAACGTCGTCTTTATCGGATTTTTGGATGGTTTGTCAAATCAGGGAGAGCGGCAATAGAGGACTTATCTTTGGATCTTCTAATCCCCAAGGTTAAAATTCGCGGAAGTGATTTTGAAAGCGCTCAGGAAAAAGCAACCCAGGCGGCTGAATATTTGGATACTTGGTTATGTGATTTTTTAGCTTTTCTTGAGGAAAGAGAGTGTAATGCTAAAGGTATGATAGGAGCCATCAGTCCAATCAACGTTCTAATAAAATTTCAATATAAATCAGAAACACAAGACCCTTCTTTTCATAAGATTCCAGCAATGACGGTTATTCGTCGCTATTTAAAAGACTTGGATTCTTTGGCTAAGAGTCAAGGTTCCGCGTTTAATAAGACTTTAAAAATGATGTCGCTACCAGATGTCTTCACTAAAATAATTCATCCCTTGCGATTAGAGTGCCGATTTAAAGAATCGCGGGGGGTAACTAGAACAGACGCTGCAATCGCATCTAGCTTCCAGAGATTTTTGGCGTTTGGGTTGCTAACTTTTATGCCTCCCAGACGACAGCAAGAATGGAGAGATTGCAAAATAGGAAATTATTGCAAGTTGACGGATAAACCAAAAAGTCTCGTGCCTGGGCAGTTTATTCACCCATTGCCTGACGAAAGCAAAAAAGATAAACGTCACGGGTATCTGTACAAAGATGTGGACGGGAAGTGGTATAAGGACACACCAGCTGAATCATATAAAACTGGTAAATCACAGGGGCATCGGAAATTAGAAAT
The sequence above is drawn from the Tolypothrix sp. NIES-4075 genome and encodes:
- a CDS encoding IS1/IS1595 family N-terminal zinc-binding domain-containing protein, with amino-acid sequence MDKLTCSNSQCSYYGQIGRIVRNGKDRHGQQRWLCKHCGATFAYIPPPPLPPIEPWQRKKPQKGIKSQRGKGEMYDEVKRSQTFSITPTSVSGLKELAQARGISSSELIERIGRGIIPLPPV
- a CDS encoding site-specific integrase; amino-acid sequence: METSIFDALALYQAHLIQVNPKSAKTNFDLTITALSRYTLPAWGYAAPRGRKPTKAEKDALESVLKATSVKKLIHGLKDQESVFEAIKVTDDQKYANRSRLKAFIEWLETSGLLTTKKNKVSNRTPKINRGNGSPPLIRNNPRPTPTAYALKPNELSETTIKEVQEFCDFLTKTRYPGRSFDSLKPTTAENYKRRLYRIFGWFVKSGRAAIEDLSLDLLIPKVKIRGSDFESAQEKATQAAEYLDTWLCDFLAFLEERECNAKGMIGAISPINVLIKFQYKSETQDPSFHKIPAMTVIRRYLKDLDSLAKSQGSAFNKTLKMMSLPDVFTKIIHPLRLECRFKESRGVTRTDAAIASSFQRFLAFGLLTFMPPRRQQEWRDCKIGNYCKLTDKPKSLVPGQFIHPLPDESKKDKRHGYLYKDVDGKWYKDTPAESYKTGKSQGHRKLEIPNTVFADEGKTFYDYLEAFLYGYYRDRKGAWISGGQLSYGKEKIIGEWHNLRFSLQPKVDFLFIQCQKGTKFCDTAFANLIKYAANRLSSKALTPHTLRDIYATWFLDQGYSQAQISSLAYAMGHSEAMLRKTYDERSPEQRTRPIKEEMHTIVGDLVNGDRLPVATKKVTVDQLQHDKETLEKLLAILTPEQKAAMGIR